TTTCCTTGATGAAAGTTATGCGCCACACGTTGGCAAACCACTTTCAGAGATCCCATGCCCATGCGGTAATCATAGGAATTATTCCGAACACTTCCTTGAGCCATTCCTTGCAGCTCTTGAACACCTGGGAATTCACCCTAAGATCTACAGGGCAGATGAGCTTTACAAGGAAGGTGTCTACGTAGAAGCTATCAAGCAGGCTCTTTTGAAGAAGGACGAGATCGCAGCGATCCTCCAGAAGAAATCCGGCAAGACCCCGGTAGATACATGGAACCCTTTCAACCCTATATGCAATGAATGTGGAAAGGTAAACACCACCATTGTAACCGGTTTTGATCTTGATGCTGAAACCGTGGACTACAAGTGTTCATGTGGAAGCGAGGGCAAAGTCTCTATGAAGGGCGGCGGAAAACTGACATGGCGTGTTGACTGGCCTGCAAGGTGGAAGGCTCTTGGTGTTACCGTTGAGCCATTCGGAAAGGATCACGCTTCAAGAGGCGGTTCATACGATACCGGTGTTGACATTACCAGAGATATTTTCGGCTATCAGGCACCACACCCAATAGTTTATGAATGGATCATGCTGGGTGAGAAAGGAGCTATGTCATCATCAACTGGTGTTGTTGTTTCAATTGCGGATATGCTTAAGGTGGTGCCACCTGAGGTACTGCGTTACCTTATCATCCGTACAAAACCTGAAAAGCACATCAGGTTCGACCCTGCATTACCACTTCTCACACTTGTTGATGAGTTTGAGCGCCTTCAGACAAGCGACAATGCTACATCCTATGATAAGAGGATGATCGAGCTTTCACATGCAGCAGGACTCTGCCACACAGATATCCCATTCAAGCACATGACAACTATCTATCAGGTTGCAGCAGGTGACTTTGACAGGATAATGAATATCGTGAAGAGAGCAGGTTACAACACCAGCAGCGAGAAATGCATACGTGAGCTTGTTGGCAATGTTGGCAACTGGCTTGAGATGTACGCTCCTGACAATGCAAAGTTCAGTGTTCAGGATGAGCTTCCTGTAAGTACTTCACAGCTTAATGATCTCCAGAGAGCTTTCCTCAGTTCATTTGCAAGCATACTGGACAAGAGCGGTGAGCTGAACGGTGAGGACTATCACAACCTTGTATATTCCGCAAAGGAAGCAGGTTCTGAGCTGAACACAATGATCGTAGATGCGCTCAATGTGGATGCAGCTTCACTTGAAGTAAATCCGAAGGAACTCTTCAAGGCAGTATATATTTCAGTGCTCGGACAGGCTTCTGGTCCTAAAGCAGGATGGTTCCTTTCATCACTTGAGAAGGACTTCCTTGCAATGCGCTTTAAGGAAGCAGCAGAGTATAGGCCATAGACCCTGAAACTGATCATGGAAAACAATTCATCCCCGGGCAGTTACCTTCAGGGTAAGTCTCATTTCCTTGCCTGGGATGAAGAATACAAACATGTGACCTGGGGTGGTCCCAGGTCGATATCGATGCTCGAGGGATTAATCTCTTCCAGTTCACTAATTCTTGATCTTGGCTGCGGGAACGGCAGGTTCCTTTTGCCACTTTCCCGTAAGTACAATACAATTGGCACTGATGTCTCAACAATTGCTGTGAGAAGAGCCAGAGAATATCTTTCAAAAAGCAATGTTGAAAGTGAGAACAGGGCTGAATGCCTTGCTTCAAGCATAACATCGATTCCTTTTTCTGAGAATTCTTTTGACGCAATCTTGTGTCTTGGGGTTTTGCAGCACCTGCTGGAAGATGAAAGAAAGCAGGCTATCTCTGAGATAAAAAGAGTGATGAAAAGCGGCGCTATCTTTGTGCTGGAAGTTTTTGGAACAGAAGACATGAGATATGGCGGTGAGTCTGTGGAAAAAGACACCTTCATCAGAAAAAATGGTATCATATACCACTATTTTACACAGGATGAACTGGCATCACTGCTCGGCGGATTTGAAATATTAGAAATGAAAGACCTGGTATCTGAAAAAAAGTTTCATGGCGAGCCACACAGGCGCCATCAAATAAGAGTAATTGCACGTCTTTAGAATGCGATTCCAAAGTAGTTAAGCACAATGATAAGAAGTGCGCCAAATATTCCTGCAATTGCACATACAAGGATCACTACCCATGTATAAGCAATGTTGAGGCCTAATACGAGGTTTGCAACAACCAGTACTACAAGTCCTAAAACGGTGTTAATAGCCATGTTCTTGACGGTTTTCAGTACTTTCCAGAGAATTATTGCAGCTATGATAGCTACTATCAGAAAAACTATTTCGGTTACCATAATCACCATTTTTATATTACAACGATAAGTATTTAATCGTTACTAAAAAATTAGAGTTTGTTAACATCACTCAGGAATTGAGTAACCTCTTCTTTCAACTCATCAATTGTACGATACTCTTTGCAGATTATCCTCTTATCACCAAGGAGCATTGCAGAAACGTTTGCTTCAGCAGTATACAGGCATAGCACTGGAAATCCTTTTTGAAGTGCGCTGCATATTTCGTAACCAACGCCAATTGAAGGTGTGCTGACCTCTGCTATCACACATTCGCTTTTTTCAAGGAATTCCATGTCCCTTATGTAAATCTCTTCCTCTGTGAGCAATGATTCTGTCTTTTCAAGTTCAGGGTCAGCAACATGCCAGCTCAGAATTTCGTGGCCGCTATCCTGAAGATAGTTGCAAATCTCCATGTAAGTGGAAAGCATCTGCCTGCCACCTCTAATAGAAGCTGAAAGGAATACTCTCATTGCACACCTCTGTGGTAATGTCCTCTGGTATGGAACTCACTGATGTCACTTCCTTGCCAGATGTGTTTTGTGTCACCTGAGTAGTAAGCATCAATATTCGCTCTGTATGCTCTTGTAACCATACTGACGTTGTAATCATCCATGTTCCTTGCATCAATTCTCAGTCTTGAAACACTTGCTTTGATAAGTTGAGGAATATCGTCCAGAAGGCAGAGTTCCCTTGAATTGAAAATGTGGGTTCTGCACTGGGAATCTGTTTTGATCGGGAACTCAAATCCTTTCTCATCAATTATCTCAAACTTTCCGCCTTTGCACTGAGAGCCACAGTTGAATCCATTCTCATCTTTCTCTCCGAGCACACCGCCTATGAGACAGTGTTCGGATTCCATTATCTGGATCTGTCCATGTGCAATATATTCGCAATCTCCATATTTTGCAATCTCAGTAATTTGTCCAAGATTCATCTCAGTTGAGAGTGTGACAGCGTTTGCACCCTTTTCTTCGAGTGCATGAAGGCTGTGTTTGTTGAACACATTCAGGGAACTGTCAGTTAAGATTTTCAGACCTGCATTGCGTGCAATTTCAAGAATACCAAGATTCTCTGCAATGATTCCCTCAAAACCCAGTTCCTTTGCAAGTTTTATAGTTTCTTTCACATTCTGTAATTCTGGGTCTTTCGTAATGACCTGAGTGTGCAAATATACAGGGATATTCTTTTCAGTTGCAAGCTCAGTCATCACTTTCCACTCAAGAGTCTGAAGCTCTTTTAATGATACATCAATGTAAACAAGGTCTGCTCCGCTTTTCAATGCGGAATTGAACTTTTCTGAATCACTGACACTGACCGAAAGCAGTATTCTTTTATCCTCTTTGCTTTCAGTGCCTGATTCGATATCTGTTCCTGTTCCTGTTTCAGCTTCCTTTTCCTGTATTTCAGAACTTCTCTCATGTGCCGGTCTTCTGAACTTTTCGATTCTAATCCTTTCAAGTTCTGCTGTAGCCTCGGTTCTTGCATTGTTCAGCTCTTTAATCGGAATGAATGCATCATCCGGCATCTCAACTTCAATTTGCTGAGCTTCAAAAACAGTATTTCCGGTTTTTGCAAGCTGCTTTCTCACATCTTCTTCTGTTGTTGGTCTTTTCTGCGACCTTTCAACGATGTAATCGGAAACGACAGTTGATGTGTTATTTTCATTATCAGAAAGTGAGAGTTCAAGCTTCTCACCGATGAGTGCTTTGAATCTGATGGAAACCGGAACTTTGCGTATTGGTGAAGGAGAACTGTATGATGCCTGCGATTCTTTCATCAGGGAATCATCAAGTGTCCTGTAAACCGTGGTTCCATTCTTAGGAGGCTGGTCAAAATTGATGGTAATGATATCTCCAATGCCTGCTTTCTTCTCCAGTTTGTCACCTATGTAGATTCCTCTTACAATTGTGCCGGCATCCCTGCTGCCTTCAAAACCGATACCATCTCCTACT
The sequence above is a segment of the uncultured Methanolobus sp. genome. Coding sequences within it:
- the lysS gene encoding lysine--tRNA ligase, yielding MADITHWADVIADEVLAKGKKHLVATGITPSGHIHIGNMREVVTADVAFRALEDKGADVEFIYIADTYDPLRKVYPFLDESYAPHVGKPLSEIPCPCGNHRNYSEHFLEPFLAALEHLGIHPKIYRADELYKEGVYVEAIKQALLKKDEIAAILQKKSGKTPVDTWNPFNPICNECGKVNTTIVTGFDLDAETVDYKCSCGSEGKVSMKGGGKLTWRVDWPARWKALGVTVEPFGKDHASRGGSYDTGVDITRDIFGYQAPHPIVYEWIMLGEKGAMSSSTGVVVSIADMLKVVPPEVLRYLIIRTKPEKHIRFDPALPLLTLVDEFERLQTSDNATSYDKRMIELSHAAGLCHTDIPFKHMTTIYQVAAGDFDRIMNIVKRAGYNTSSEKCIRELVGNVGNWLEMYAPDNAKFSVQDELPVSTSQLNDLQRAFLSSFASILDKSGELNGEDYHNLVYSAKEAGSELNTMIVDALNVDAASLEVNPKELFKAVYISVLGQASGPKAGWFLSSLEKDFLAMRFKEAAEYRP
- a CDS encoding class I SAM-dependent methyltransferase, with amino-acid sequence MENNSSPGSYLQGKSHFLAWDEEYKHVTWGGPRSISMLEGLISSSSLILDLGCGNGRFLLPLSRKYNTIGTDVSTIAVRRAREYLSKSNVESENRAECLASSITSIPFSENSFDAILCLGVLQHLLEDERKQAISEIKRVMKSGAIFVLEVFGTEDMRYGGESVEKDTFIRKNGIIYHYFTQDELASLLGGFEILEMKDLVSEKKFHGEPHRRHQIRVIARL
- a CDS encoding pro-sigmaK processing inhibitor BofA family protein, producing MVTEIVFLIVAIIAAIILWKVLKTVKNMAINTVLGLVVLVVANLVLGLNIAYTWVVILVCAIAGIFGALLIIVLNYFGIAF
- a CDS encoding nucleoside 2-deoxyribosyltransferase; amino-acid sequence: MRVFLSASIRGGRQMLSTYMEICNYLQDSGHEILSWHVADPELEKTESLLTEEEIYIRDMEFLEKSECVIAEVSTPSIGVGYEICSALQKGFPVLCLYTAEANVSAMLLGDKRIICKEYRTIDELKEEVTQFLSDVNKL
- a CDS encoding DUF3656 domain-containing protein, translating into MLKTPELLAPAGNMESLIAAVENGADAVYLGVKDFSARAYAGNFTIEEFSEALDFAHLRGVKVYVTMNTLIKDSEMEKALELMYTLDELGTDAIIVQDMGLLELAREKVPSLPIHASTQMTIHNTEAVTSLKEMGVKRVVLARELSLDEISRIKNETGMEIEAFVHGALCICYSGQCLMSSMIGGRSGNRGYCAQPCRKQYRLRRNGKELKTEGSYLLSPKDLNTSEILPELIKAGIDSFKIEGRMKRPEYVAGVVRIYRNLIDRFAEDPDNFFVTDEEKENLEQLFNREFTTGYFKGDPAGDLMSRERPHNQGIVVGKVSGFNNKFKRMEITLTGELEVGDGIGFEGSRDAGTIVRGIYIGDKLEKKAGIGDIITINFDQPPKNGTTVYRTLDDSLMKESQASYSSPSPIRKVPVSIRFKALIGEKLELSLSDNENNTSTVVSDYIVERSQKRPTTEEDVRKQLAKTGNTVFEAQQIEVEMPDDAFIPIKELNNARTEATAELERIRIEKFRRPAHERSSEIQEKEAETGTGTDIESGTESKEDKRILLSVSVSDSEKFNSALKSGADLVYIDVSLKELQTLEWKVMTELATEKNIPVYLHTQVITKDPELQNVKETIKLAKELGFEGIIAENLGILEIARNAGLKILTDSSLNVFNKHSLHALEEKGANAVTLSTEMNLGQITEIAKYGDCEYIAHGQIQIMESEHCLIGGVLGEKDENGFNCGSQCKGGKFEIIDEKGFEFPIKTDSQCRTHIFNSRELCLLDDIPQLIKASVSRLRIDARNMDDYNVSMVTRAYRANIDAYYSGDTKHIWQGSDISEFHTRGHYHRGVQ